In the genome of Rhodoferax fermentans, one region contains:
- a CDS encoding putative bifunctional diguanylate cyclase/phosphodiesterase encodes MRQPPRALTAAWRLRGLLVRSTLAVIATSLLAGLIAVAYTAHATSQRAHLASQTRLAELLDTMESTLAVACFVKDQTLAYELAQGLLNNSDVLAVSISTEEELLADKRRGPSTGATSGPSLKRLIYSPFDKQKLVGRIVLTPDPKVINARISEEVWLAAIQLSWQLGMVTFAVVLMMLLFIVRPIQAMSDRLHRMDPTAGERLAIPARHGNTEIGQLVVDINALSDRLTGALATERELRLQGEIDEKKFHTIFDNAESGLFLMDDHGDLSSWNPAFAGLFGISQQSSHGMLPALNIKQLPWQSPGQMDGLLQSALRQNTAVTQDLQVQMPGSGRSWINMVLRCVGDKLLQGVMHDVSHLKESEASARQLAITDLLTGLANRQGLQDRLHAYVQDYAASKQGGFALLLVNLDEFRRINEGMGLPAGDAILQATTRRLSACVNSDDTLARLSADNFGIILNHITQGEAVDRIVSRIVQAIRQPYFVDGSPISLHASIGVALFPSDGFDVPSLLRQAELAMDSAKSAGGDSHVFFNPLLTEAAEQRRHMERDLRSAIRNHEFVLFYQPVIDLVTQRLCGAEALIRWRHPTRGLVMPDSFIPLAEKTGLVVEMGLMMLDVACQQLVSWQNQGLDYSLSLNVSGRQIPDGLPPAKLQEMARRYSISPSKLALEITEGVMLHDIEKSLGWLNAVHELGFKVYLDDFGTGYSSLSYLKLFPVDTLKVDKSFVRDMQDGSNEHTLVGAIIAMGRSLGLDIVAEGVELQSHLTALQRMGCHYAQGYYFSRPVPAEEFDAVATRVTALLAAPQP; translated from the coding sequence ATGAGGCAGCCCCCACGCGCACTGACGGCGGCTTGGCGCCTGCGCGGATTGTTGGTGCGCTCGACCTTGGCGGTGATCGCCACATCCCTGCTGGCCGGTTTGATTGCCGTGGCCTACACCGCCCATGCCACCAGCCAACGTGCCCATCTGGCGTCACAGACACGTCTGGCCGAGCTGCTTGACACCATGGAGAGCACCCTGGCGGTGGCGTGTTTCGTCAAAGACCAGACGCTGGCCTACGAGCTGGCGCAGGGGCTGTTGAACAACTCCGATGTGCTGGCGGTCAGCATCTCGACCGAAGAAGAATTGCTGGCAGACAAACGCCGTGGGCCGTCCACCGGCGCCACCAGCGGCCCCTCACTCAAGCGCCTGATCTACTCCCCCTTTGACAAGCAGAAACTGGTCGGCCGGATTGTGCTCACCCCCGATCCCAAGGTGATCAACGCCCGTATCAGTGAAGAGGTTTGGCTTGCGGCGATTCAGCTCAGCTGGCAGCTGGGCATGGTGACCTTTGCGGTGGTGCTGATGATGCTGTTGTTCATCGTGCGCCCGATACAGGCCATGTCGGACCGCCTGCACCGGATGGACCCCACGGCAGGTGAGCGCCTCGCCATACCGGCCAGGCATGGCAACACCGAAATCGGCCAGCTGGTGGTGGACATCAACGCCTTGTCGGACCGCCTGACCGGCGCCCTGGCGACCGAACGTGAACTGCGTTTGCAGGGTGAAATCGACGAGAAGAAGTTCCACACCATTTTTGACAACGCCGAGTCGGGCCTGTTCCTGATGGACGATCACGGGGACTTGTCATCCTGGAATCCGGCTTTTGCGGGGCTGTTTGGCATCAGCCAGCAGTCTTCACACGGGATGTTGCCCGCACTCAACATCAAACAGCTGCCCTGGCAGAGCCCGGGCCAGATGGACGGGCTGCTGCAAAGCGCGTTACGGCAGAACACCGCGGTGACCCAGGACCTGCAGGTGCAGATGCCTGGCAGTGGGCGCAGCTGGATCAACATGGTGCTGCGCTGCGTGGGTGACAAGCTGCTGCAAGGTGTGATGCACGACGTCAGCCACCTCAAGGAGTCGGAAGCCTCGGCCAGGCAACTGGCCATCACCGACCTGCTCACCGGCCTGGCCAACCGCCAGGGTTTGCAAGACCGGCTGCACGCCTATGTGCAGGACTATGCGGCGTCCAAACAAGGTGGTTTTGCGCTCTTGCTGGTGAACCTGGATGAGTTCCGGCGCATCAACGAAGGCATGGGGCTACCCGCTGGTGATGCGATCCTGCAGGCCACCACCCGCCGACTGTCGGCCTGTGTCAACAGTGACGACACCCTGGCCCGTCTGAGTGCGGACAACTTCGGCATCATCTTGAACCACATCACCCAGGGTGAAGCCGTTGACCGCATTGTCAGCCGCATCGTGCAGGCGATCCGCCAGCCCTATTTTGTGGATGGTTCTCCGATCAGCCTGCATGCCAGCATTGGCGTGGCCTTGTTCCCGAGTGACGGCTTTGATGTGCCATCGCTGCTGCGCCAGGCGGAGCTGGCCATGGACAGCGCCAAATCGGCGGGCGGCGACAGCCATGTGTTCTTCAACCCGCTGCTGACCGAAGCCGCAGAACAACGCCGGCACATGGAACGTGACCTGCGCAGTGCCATCCGCAACCATGAGTTCGTGTTGTTTTACCAGCCGGTCATTGATCTGGTGACCCAACGCCTGTGTGGTGCCGAGGCCCTGATCCGCTGGCGCCACCCGACCCGTGGCCTGGTCATGCCCGACAGCTTCATCCCGCTGGCCGAAAAAACCGGCTTGGTGGTCGAGATGGGTCTGATGATGCTGGACGTGGCCTGTCAGCAACTGGTCAGCTGGCAAAACCAGGGCTTGGACTACAGCTTGTCGCTCAATGTCTCCGGCAGGCAGATCCCGGACGGGTTACCACCGGCCAAACTGCAGGAGATGGCGCGGCGCTACAGCATTTCACCCTCGAAACTGGCGCTGGAGATCACCGAAGGCGTGATGCTGCATGACATCGAGAAGTCGCTAGGCTGGCTCAATGCGGTGCATGAACTGGGGTTCAAGGTCTACCTGGATGACTTTGGCACCGGTTACTCCTCACTGTCTTACCTCAAACTGTTTCCGGTGGACACCTTGAAGGTCGACAAGTCCTTTGTGCGTGACATGCAAGACGGCAGCAACGAACACACTCTGGTGGGCGCCATCATCGCCATGGGCCGCAGCCTGGGCCTGGATATAGTCGCCGAAGGGGTGGAGTTACAAAGCCATTTGACGGCGCTGCAACGCATGGGCTGCCACTATGCACAGGGTTATTATTTTTCACGGCCCGTGCCAGCTGAAGAGTTTGACGCGGTCGCCACCCGGGTCACGGCACTCTTGGCAGCACCCCAGCCCTGA
- a CDS encoding 6-phosphofructokinase, producing the protein MTKPIKRIAVCTGGGDAPGLNAVIQSVVIAADNLGWQCYGIRDGFNGIMFPERYPEGGVYRLTRDKVRGIGHLGGTILGTTNKGNPLHFPVNMPDGTTREIDRSDELLTYFATHEIDALVSIGGDGSLTIADALHRKGLRVVGVPKTIDNDLDKTYTTFGFDTAVGFATECIDRLHSTAESHQRVMVVEVMGRYAGWIALHAGIAGNAHAILIPEIPFDLDQVTAKLLKREAEGHLYSIVVVAEGALAKDGKRELLAPAETGRAERLGGVGESVAEALGRSTGKDTRVVVLGHLLRGGSPTAFDRLAALRFGAAAVRALDAGQTGVMVSLGVNGVDYVTLEEVAGHIRNVPMDCDSLQTGRDLGIAFGD; encoded by the coding sequence ATGACTAAACCTATCAAACGTATTGCCGTCTGCACAGGCGGCGGTGACGCCCCCGGCCTGAACGCCGTGATTCAATCGGTGGTGATCGCCGCCGACAACCTGGGCTGGCAGTGTTATGGCATTCGCGACGGGTTCAACGGCATCATGTTCCCCGAGCGTTACCCCGAAGGCGGTGTCTACCGCCTGACCCGTGACAAGGTGCGGGGTATCGGTCACCTGGGCGGCACCATTCTGGGCACCACCAACAAGGGCAACCCACTGCATTTCCCGGTCAACATGCCCGACGGCACAACGCGCGAGATTGATCGCTCGGACGAGTTGCTGACCTATTTCGCCACACACGAGATCGACGCGCTGGTGTCCATCGGTGGGGATGGCTCCCTGACCATTGCCGATGCGCTGCACCGCAAGGGCCTGCGGGTGGTGGGTGTGCCCAAGACCATTGACAACGACCTGGACAAAACATACACCACCTTCGGTTTTGATACCGCCGTGGGTTTTGCCACGGAATGTATCGACCGACTGCACAGCACCGCCGAGAGCCACCAGCGTGTGATGGTGGTCGAGGTGATGGGCCGTTACGCCGGCTGGATTGCCCTGCACGCTGGCATTGCTGGCAACGCCCACGCCATCCTGATCCCGGAGATCCCGTTTGACCTGGACCAGGTCACGGCCAAGCTCCTGAAACGCGAGGCCGAAGGTCACCTGTACTCCATCGTGGTGGTGGCCGAGGGTGCCCTGGCCAAGGACGGCAAACGCGAACTGCTGGCGCCGGCTGAGACAGGTCGCGCTGAGCGTCTGGGCGGCGTTGGCGAGAGTGTGGCCGAAGCCTTGGGCAGGAGCACCGGCAAGGACACCCGCGTGGTGGTGTTGGGTCACCTGTTGCGTGGCGGCAGCCCCACCGCGTTTGACCGGTTGGCGGCCCTGCGTTTTGGTGCCGCTGCTGTGCGCGCGCTGGATGCAGGCCAAACCGGCGTGATGGTGTCCCTCGGTGTCAACGGTGTGGACTATGTGACGCTGGAAGAAGTCGCGGGCCACATCCGCAACGTGCCGATGGACTGTGACTCCCTGCAAACCGGGCGTGACCTCGGCATTGCTTTCGGCGACTGA
- a CDS encoding response regulator transcription factor: MKRPGLHIVDDDPDVRDGLAWLFDSRDYTPTTWDGGAPFLDALRQRTGAWEASVVLMDLRMAPLSGLATFEQLKLLRCPWPVLFLTGHGDVSMAVAAVKNGAWDFLEKPFQDNELVDRVAQALVAASAVQDDDAEAKRLRQALAVLSPREREVLDELIRGHYNKTIAEHLGITARTVEFHRANIFEKMGVSSAIELAHKLGRLQPMGSQ, from the coding sequence ATGAAACGACCTGGATTGCACATTGTTGATGACGACCCCGACGTCCGCGACGGCCTGGCCTGGCTGTTTGACTCGCGTGATTACACACCCACCACCTGGGACGGTGGGGCGCCTTTTCTCGACGCGTTGCGTCAGCGAACCGGTGCCTGGGAGGCCTCGGTGGTCTTGATGGACCTGCGCATGGCGCCCTTGTCGGGCCTGGCCACTTTTGAGCAGCTCAAACTGCTGCGTTGTCCCTGGCCGGTGCTGTTTCTGACCGGCCATGGCGATGTCAGCATGGCGGTGGCGGCGGTCAAGAACGGCGCCTGGGACTTTCTGGAAAAACCCTTCCAGGACAACGAACTGGTGGACCGGGTGGCGCAGGCGCTGGTGGCCGCCAGCGCGGTGCAGGACGATGATGCCGAAGCCAAACGCCTGCGCCAGGCGCTGGCGGTCTTGAGCCCACGCGAACGCGAGGTGCTCGACGAGCTGATTCGCGGCCACTACAACAAGACCATTGCCGAGCACCTGGGCATCACCGCGCGCACGGTGGAGTTTCACCGCGCCAACATTTTCGAAAAGATGGGGGTCAGCTCAGCCATTGAACTGGCCCACAAGCTGGGCCGCCTGCAGCCTATGGGTTCCCAGTGA
- a CDS encoding two-component system sensor histidine kinase NtrB: MPRSAPPAADHALDFALLQQSVSRQPGRNRRAVWWLLGLLALLLGSVVTLLLYLNNFEAEESARRRAADAQWLEQSVQFHFRRLEDDLLVLARQAASPAANLTPPAVPKGGLLSLEPGVLLDRGWIAVGQSVAASGGPSRWFSDAVAHPANAQAQQTMQATTEGLRRAAFAGVMLRADGSPTDVVWLAVPFFDRGQFVGNYLAAVSLERALAALIPTWFSQDHQVRLIVDDAAASRSGYRVALNLPGTDLFVQVDRTQAEPTTVPRVFFLVALLFLLGMLVALFALRRDFVKRRQVQALLQAQVALRTAMENSVTTGLRAWDLQGHILYVNEAFTRLVGYSANELLGLKMPFPYWPPDQHDFLVQVHEGIIARGTSGNGVEVQFAHRDGHLIDVLIHESPLTTADGEQIGWMSSVLDISERKRAQRMAAQQQEKLEASGRLIAVGEVASTLAHELNQPLGALSSFANGLLNRLADSTITLNELLPVVQRMARLADRAGGIIRRVNDFARRRELVRQRLDLVACLTRVLAARSEGDGTPAQWLAPAQPMWVEADELLLEHLVNNLVGNAQDWAPHGSTPAQVWIDLRQDPAHGLAALSVSDTGPGVSDEALSSIFNAFVSHKEGGMGMGLAICRSIVEAHHGRLEVGRDPVLGGARFTVYLPLAQGPAQLHEGTP, from the coding sequence ATGCCACGTTCTGCCCCACCCGCCGCTGACCATGCCCTGGACTTTGCCCTGCTACAGCAGTCGGTATCGCGCCAGCCTGGGCGCAACCGCCGGGCGGTGTGGTGGCTGCTCGGGCTGCTGGCGCTGCTGCTGGGCTCGGTGGTCACGCTGCTGCTGTACCTGAACAATTTTGAGGCCGAAGAGTCAGCCCGCCGCCGCGCCGCCGACGCGCAGTGGCTGGAGCAAAGTGTGCAGTTCCACTTTCGTCGCCTGGAAGATGACCTGCTGGTGCTGGCACGCCAGGCGGCCAGTCCGGCGGCCAACCTGACGCCACCAGCGGTGCCCAAAGGGGGATTGTTGTCGCTGGAGCCAGGGGTGTTGCTGGACCGCGGCTGGATCGCGGTTGGCCAGTCTGTGGCTGCTTCGGGCGGGCCATCGCGCTGGTTCAGCGACGCTGTGGCCCACCCGGCCAACGCCCAGGCGCAGCAAACCATGCAGGCCACCACCGAAGGGTTGCGCCGCGCCGCCTTCGCCGGTGTGATGTTGCGCGCGGACGGTTCTCCCACCGATGTGGTGTGGCTGGCCGTGCCGTTTTTTGACCGCGGCCAGTTTGTTGGCAACTACCTGGCCGCAGTGTCCCTGGAGCGCGCCTTGGCCGCGCTGATACCGACCTGGTTTTCGCAAGACCACCAGGTGCGTCTGATCGTGGATGACGCCGCAGCCAGCCGCTCTGGCTACCGTGTGGCGCTGAACCTGCCGGGCACCGATTTGTTTGTCCAGGTCGATCGCACCCAGGCCGAGCCCACCACCGTGCCAAGGGTCTTTTTTTTGGTGGCCCTGCTGTTTTTGCTGGGCATGCTGGTGGCCCTGTTTGCGCTGCGGCGCGACTTTGTCAAACGCCGCCAGGTGCAGGCCTTGCTGCAGGCCCAGGTGGCGCTGCGCACCGCGATGGAAAACTCGGTCACCACCGGTTTGCGCGCCTGGGATCTGCAGGGCCACATCTTGTATGTCAACGAGGCTTTCACACGCCTGGTGGGCTACAGTGCCAACGAGTTGCTGGGTCTGAAGATGCCGTTCCCATACTGGCCACCCGATCAGCATGATTTTTTGGTCCAGGTGCACGAGGGCATCATCGCGCGCGGTACCTCGGGCAATGGGGTGGAGGTGCAGTTTGCTCACCGAGACGGCCACCTGATTGATGTGTTGATCCACGAATCACCGCTGACGACCGCTGATGGCGAGCAGATCGGCTGGATGAGCTCGGTGCTGGACATCAGCGAGCGCAAACGTGCCCAGCGCATGGCCGCCCAGCAGCAGGAAAAATTGGAGGCCTCGGGCCGGCTGATTGCGGTGGGCGAGGTAGCCTCGACGCTCGCACACGAGCTCAACCAGCCGCTGGGTGCCCTCAGCAGTTTTGCCAATGGCCTGCTCAACCGCCTGGCCGACAGCACGATCACCCTGAACGAGTTGTTGCCGGTGGTGCAACGCATGGCGCGTCTGGCGGACCGGGCGGGCGGCATCATCCGGCGTGTCAATGACTTTGCCCGGCGCCGTGAACTGGTGCGCCAGCGGCTCGATCTGGTGGCGTGTCTGACCCGTGTGCTGGCGGCGCGCAGCGAAGGCGACGGCACACCCGCGCAGTGGCTGGCGCCAGCGCAGCCGATGTGGGTGGAGGCCGACGAACTGCTGCTGGAGCATCTGGTCAACAACCTGGTGGGCAACGCGCAGGACTGGGCGCCCCACGGCAGCACCCCGGCCCAGGTGTGGATCGATTTGCGCCAGGACCCTGCACACGGTCTGGCCGCCCTGTCGGTGTCTGACACCGGACCAGGGGTCAGCGACGAGGCGCTGTCGAGCATCTTCAACGCCTTTGTCAGCCACAAGGAAGGTGGCATGGGCATGGGGCTGGCGATCTGCCGCTCGATCGTCGAGGCCCACCACGGTCGCCTGGAGGTCGGGCGCGACCCGGTGCTGGGCGGTGCCCGGTTTACCGTCTACCTGCCGCTGGCCCAAGGGCCGGCGCAACTGCATGAGGGAACACCATGA